The genomic interval CGAAAGCAGCGAAGTCGGCGGCGCGTCGCGCCCCCACCGCATCGATCGCCTCGCCCCGGTGAGCCATGTCGGCGCGCGACAGGGAGACGGCCGTGGCGCtggcccgcctcgccgccgcgctggacGGGGCGGTGCTCGGCCTCGGcacggcggcgctcgccgtcgcctcgtgGGTCAAGTACCTCGCCGCGTCCGGGCAGCTGCGGCGCATCgcctccgcgccggcggccgccataCCCGACCTCCGCTCGCTCCTCGCggagtacggcggcggcggcggcgacggcgaccagcCGATCCTCGCGGCGGTGCGGGGCCACGTCCGCGCCGCCCCCCGAGGCAAGTACCTCGTCCCCCCATGCTCCGGCGAGCACTGCGTCGTCGCAAAGCATACCCAGCTGGTGAGTCGCTCGCTGAGAAGTATCTTGCGCCCGGCGCTTAGAGCTAGGGTTTACGCTTAGGTGGTACGGATGCTTAGCAAGGGTGTGGTTTCCAAATCCAATCATAAATTCTCAAGGGTTCTGTGCGTGCTTAATGACTGTTCTCGTGATGATGAGATTATATGGGAACGCTGAAGATTCCGATTAAACTGTAGAGATAAGCATGTTTAGGCATTGGAGTACGAAGTAGTCGTGGAGCTTTTGTTTGGTTTCATGTGCTGTATTGCAAATCTAGATAGAGGCCTTAAATTGTAGAAATCTTTGAGAATTTCAGTGCATAAGGCTATAATGTCTGTTTGTTTTCATTACTCTCTGTGTGTAGCTTCTAGGAGTAGTTGAGTAGGAAGGTACGTGGTTGGTATTCCCTTGTGCATAATAATTAGATAGTTTGGGGAAAGGGTAGATGCTTGTGGTTTCCTTGTCAGGCTATTCTTGTGCTCAATTCTGAGGTTTGACAACTAATTCGGAAAGTTTGGCAATATTGATTATTAATATGCAAAATAGCATTTGGCTTCTGTTGCATTGGGAATCAGATGGTTAGTACCGTATATGAGTTATCTGGTTGCAAGATGCCTACTAGCTGCAAAATCAATCTCCTGTAACCCTGTTATGCTTCCATGGATTTGGGTCTTAGGAGAGTGTTGTTGTTAAAGCCCGGAAGTAATGGTAAAATGCAGCAGTTTTGACTTTTGATGTTATCAGTTGATTCAAATTCTAGTGTGATGTTGTAATCATAGTAGATGGTTTTAGAATGAAAAAGGACTAGGAATAAATTGAAGAAAAGtttatgattttgttttttgttgCTACAGTGGCATAGAAGACTTGGGTTAATGTTCTGGATTGCTTCTGGATTTCTGTGGAAACAGTATCCTGAAGCAAAGTTCCAGTTATTGATTTTGTTGTAAACTTCAGAAAAAGCAAAGGTTTATATGCCGTGGTAATGTGGCGCAAACTGCTAAGCTACTTCTGAACACATTATGAGTATGTTCAGCTGCCGGGGCTGCGGCTGCACTGCAGCCAACCGGAACATTCCGGTAAGCACAAAcacagcagcagccgcagctgcAGTCCTGGCCTGCCAAGTTAAGGATCCTCATGGATTAAAATATACATTGACTTGCAATTAATTTGCCATTTCCCTTCTTTTGTTACCAAAGTAGTATATATGAGTACAAATATACAATGGCATTTACTTTATCGCTATACGCCTAAACTTTgcctttattttttcctttctgcTTTTACAGCTGTTTACCTGTTATTCTTTCCCTGTATGGATTTCTCTAACTAGTGCTATGTGATGATGTACTTATGCAGTGCTTGTTCAATGAATGGAGAGGCATCTTTGGGTGGACCTTTGATCTGCATGCTCTCTTTTTCAAATCAATTAAGGAGCAGATTATAACATCATTTAGATGGGTATACCATCTGTACTTTGTAAGCTGGTTATTGTTTGAATAATCTTGGCCTCAAATGTTAACCATACCTTTCCTTTTGCAAGGTTCCATTTGTTCTTGTAGATCCTGAAAACATGACTGGAATGGTCCATGTGAAGTTAGACAGGGCAATGCAACCATTACCTCTTACAACTGTGTATCATAAACTTACCCCAGTCGACTCAACTCCTTACACATTGTTTCAGACTATTATTGGCAATGGTTACCCAGTAAGTTCCTGGCTGTATATTGGACCTTTTTTTTGTATGGAATATCAGCACAGGGATATATATCTTGAGCTATGCAATTGTTCCTTCCATAGATTGCGTTGTTGGATGAGGAAAAGATACTTCCTGTTGGAAAGGAGATTACAGCAATAGGCTATATTCGACCTCATAAAGCAAGTGTTGAGATCAGCTCATGCCCAGAAATACCTTTTTTCTTGTAAGGGTTCTTTTGTT from Oryza glaberrima chromosome 3, OglaRS2, whole genome shotgun sequence carries:
- the LOC127765227 gene encoding E3 ubiquitin-protein ligase SPL2, with translation MSARDRETAVALARLAAALDGAVLGLGTAALAVASWVKYLAASGQLRRIASAPAAAIPDLRSLLAEYGGGGGDGDQPILAAVRGHVRAAPRGKYLVPPCSGEHCVVAKHTQLCLFNEWRGIFGWTFDLHALFFKSIKEQIITSFRWVPFVLVDPENMTGMVHVKLDRAMQPLPLTTVYHKLTPVDSTPYTLFQTIIGNGYPIALLDEEKILPVGKEITAIGYIRPHKASVEISSCPEIPFFLSDLTKDEMEAELSSRAKTLFWASVVLGTMSVCLLGFATYRSWKKIKERREARQAQEVFRQTTDEVTDDQSSDEEAGEMGDGQLCVICLRKRRKAAFIPCGHLVCCCKCALIVERQFDPLCPMCRQDIRYMIRIYDN